Proteins from a single region of Budorcas taxicolor isolate Tak-1 chromosome 11, Takin1.1, whole genome shotgun sequence:
- the LIMS1 gene encoding LIM and senescent cell antigen-like-containing domain protein 1 isoform X4 → MANALANASCERCRGGFAPAEKIVNSNGELYHEQCFVCAQCFQQFPEGLFYEFEGRKYCEHDFQMLFAPCCHQCAPPAGSWHRKSGFPGLWAGRLSCGLSVPPAGEFIIGRVIKAMNNSWHPECFRCDLCQEVLADIGFVKNAGRHLCRPCHNREKARGLGKYICQKCHAIIDEQPLIFKNDPYHPDHFNCANCGKELTADARELKGELYCLPCHDKMGVPICGACRRPIEGRVVNAMGKQWHVEHFVCAKCEKPFLGHRHYERKGLAYCETHYNQLFGDVCFHCNRVIEGDVVSALNKAWCVHCFACSTCSAKLTLKDKFVEIDLKPVCKHCYEKMPEEFKRRLAKREREAKDKDKQKKKKPVCLNKFVEFDMKPVCKKCYEKFPLELKKRLKKLAETLGRK, encoded by the exons ATGGCCAACGCCCTGGCCAACGCCAGCTGCGAGCGCTGCCGGGGCGGCTTTGCGCCCGCTGAGAAGATTGTCAACAGCAATGGCGAGCTCTACCACGAGCAGTGCTTCGTGTGCGCCCAGTGCTTCCAGCAGTTCCCAGAGGGCCTCTTCTATGAG TTTGAAGGAAGGAAGTACTGTGAACATGACTTCCAGATGCTCTTTGCTCCTTGCTGTCATCAGTGTG CGCCTCCTGCGGGGTCCTGGCACAGGAAGAGTGGTTTCCCAGGGCTGTGGGCAGGGAGGCTGAGCTGCGGCCTGAGCGTCCCTCCTGCAGGCGAATTCATCATCGGCCGGGTGATCAAAGCCATGAACAACAGCTGGCACCCCGAGTGCTTCCGCTGCGACCTGTGCCAGGAGGTCCTGGCCGACATTGGTTTCGTCAAGAACGCCGGGAG GCACCTGTGTCGCCCCTGTCATAACCGGGAGAAAGCCCGGGGCCTCGGCAAATACATCTGTCAGAAGTGCCACGCCATCATTGACGAGCAGCCCCTGATATTCAAGAACGACCCCTACCATCCAGACCACTTCAACTGCGCCAACTGCGG GAAGGAGCTGACTGCCGACGCCCGGGAGCTCAAGGGGGAGCTGTACTGCCTGCCATGCCACGACAAGATGGGGGTGCCCATCTGCGGTGCCTGCCGCCGGCCCATTGAGGGGCGTGTGGTGAACGCCATGGGCAAGCAGTGGCACGTGGAG CATTTTGTCTGTGCTAAGTGTGAGAAGCCATTCCTTGGACATCGCCATTACGAGAGGAagggcctggcatactgcgaaaCCCACTACAACCAG CTATTTGGTGATGTTTGTTTCCACTGCAACCGTGTTATAGAAGGCGATG TGGTCTCCGCCCTCAACAAGGCCTGGTGTGTGCACTGCTTTGCCTGTTCCACCTGCAGCGCCAAGCTGACACTCAA GGATAAGTTTGTTGAGATTGATCTAAAGCCAGTCTGCAAACATTGTTATGAGAAAATGCCAGAAGAATTTAAGAGGAGACTTGCCAAGCGGGAGAGAGAAGCCAAGGATAAGgacaagcagaaaaagaaaaagccagtcTGTCT GAATAAATTTGTGGAGTTTGACATGAAGCCAGTCTGTAAGAAGTGCTATGAGAAATTTCCGTTGGAGCTGAAGAAAAGACTTAAGAAGCTAGCTGAGACCTTAGGAAGGAAAtaa
- the LIMS1 gene encoding LIM and senescent cell antigen-like-containing domain protein 1 isoform X1 codes for MALRGPLPAVIPEDQEFPPAARNGERRGLGSQDERAESRLQRRHSDVRVYKEFCDFYARFNMANALANASCERCRGGFAPAEKIVNSNGELYHEQCFVCAQCFQQFPEGLFYEFEGRKYCEHDFQMLFAPCCHQCAPPAGSWHRKSGFPGLWAGRLSCGLSVPPAGEFIIGRVIKAMNNSWHPECFRCDLCQEVLADIGFVKNAGRHLCRPCHNREKARGLGKYICQKCHAIIDEQPLIFKNDPYHPDHFNCANCGKELTADARELKGELYCLPCHDKMGVPICGACRRPIEGRVVNAMGKQWHVEHFVCAKCEKPFLGHRHYERKGLAYCETHYNQLFGDVCFHCNRVIEGDVVSALNKAWCVHCFACSTCSAKLTLKDKFVEIDLKPVCKHCYEKMPEEFKRRLAKREREAKDKDKQKKKKPVCLNKFVEFDMKPVCKKCYEKFPLELKKRLKKLAETLGRK; via the exons ATGGCACTCCGGGGCCCGCTCCCAGCCGTCATCCCAGAGGACCAGGAGTTCCCCCCGGCGGCCCGAAACGGGGAGCGCCGGGGTCTCGGCAGCCAGGACGAGAGGGCCGAGTCCAGGCTGCAGCGCCGGCACAGCGATGTCAGGGTCTACAAGGAGTTCTGTGACTTTTACGCCAGATT CAACATGGCCAACGCCCTGGCCAACGCCAGCTGCGAGCGCTGCCGGGGCGGCTTTGCGCCCGCTGAGAAGATTGTCAACAGCAATGGCGAGCTCTACCACGAGCAGTGCTTCGTGTGCGCCCAGTGCTTCCAGCAGTTCCCAGAGGGCCTCTTCTATGAG TTTGAAGGAAGGAAGTACTGTGAACATGACTTCCAGATGCTCTTTGCTCCTTGCTGTCATCAGTGTG CGCCTCCTGCGGGGTCCTGGCACAGGAAGAGTGGTTTCCCAGGGCTGTGGGCAGGGAGGCTGAGCTGCGGCCTGAGCGTCCCTCCTGCAGGCGAATTCATCATCGGCCGGGTGATCAAAGCCATGAACAACAGCTGGCACCCCGAGTGCTTCCGCTGCGACCTGTGCCAGGAGGTCCTGGCCGACATTGGTTTCGTCAAGAACGCCGGGAG GCACCTGTGTCGCCCCTGTCATAACCGGGAGAAAGCCCGGGGCCTCGGCAAATACATCTGTCAGAAGTGCCACGCCATCATTGACGAGCAGCCCCTGATATTCAAGAACGACCCCTACCATCCAGACCACTTCAACTGCGCCAACTGCGG GAAGGAGCTGACTGCCGACGCCCGGGAGCTCAAGGGGGAGCTGTACTGCCTGCCATGCCACGACAAGATGGGGGTGCCCATCTGCGGTGCCTGCCGCCGGCCCATTGAGGGGCGTGTGGTGAACGCCATGGGCAAGCAGTGGCACGTGGAG CATTTTGTCTGTGCTAAGTGTGAGAAGCCATTCCTTGGACATCGCCATTACGAGAGGAagggcctggcatactgcgaaaCCCACTACAACCAG CTATTTGGTGATGTTTGTTTCCACTGCAACCGTGTTATAGAAGGCGATG TGGTCTCCGCCCTCAACAAGGCCTGGTGTGTGCACTGCTTTGCCTGTTCCACCTGCAGCGCCAAGCTGACACTCAA GGATAAGTTTGTTGAGATTGATCTAAAGCCAGTCTGCAAACATTGTTATGAGAAAATGCCAGAAGAATTTAAGAGGAGACTTGCCAAGCGGGAGAGAGAAGCCAAGGATAAGgacaagcagaaaaagaaaaagccagtcTGTCT GAATAAATTTGTGGAGTTTGACATGAAGCCAGTCTGTAAGAAGTGCTATGAGAAATTTCCGTTGGAGCTGAAGAAAAGACTTAAGAAGCTAGCTGAGACCTTAGGAAGGAAAtaa
- the LIMS1 gene encoding LIM and senescent cell antigen-like-containing domain protein 1 isoform X2, translating into MALRGPLPAVIPEDQEFPPAARNGERRGLGSQDERAESRLQRRHSDVRVYKEFCDFYARFNMANALANASCERCRGGFAPAEKIVNSNGELYHEQCFVCAQCFQQFPEGLFYEFEGRKYCEHDFQMLFAPCCHQCGEFIIGRVIKAMNNSWHPECFRCDLCQEVLADIGFVKNAGRHLCRPCHNREKARGLGKYICQKCHAIIDEQPLIFKNDPYHPDHFNCANCGKELTADARELKGELYCLPCHDKMGVPICGACRRPIEGRVVNAMGKQWHVEHFVCAKCEKPFLGHRHYERKGLAYCETHYNQLFGDVCFHCNRVIEGDVVSALNKAWCVHCFACSTCSAKLTLKDKFVEIDLKPVCKHCYEKMPEEFKRRLAKREREAKDKDKQKKKKPVCLNKFVEFDMKPVCKKCYEKFPLELKKRLKKLAETLGRK; encoded by the exons ATGGCACTCCGGGGCCCGCTCCCAGCCGTCATCCCAGAGGACCAGGAGTTCCCCCCGGCGGCCCGAAACGGGGAGCGCCGGGGTCTCGGCAGCCAGGACGAGAGGGCCGAGTCCAGGCTGCAGCGCCGGCACAGCGATGTCAGGGTCTACAAGGAGTTCTGTGACTTTTACGCCAGATT CAACATGGCCAACGCCCTGGCCAACGCCAGCTGCGAGCGCTGCCGGGGCGGCTTTGCGCCCGCTGAGAAGATTGTCAACAGCAATGGCGAGCTCTACCACGAGCAGTGCTTCGTGTGCGCCCAGTGCTTCCAGCAGTTCCCAGAGGGCCTCTTCTATGAG TTTGAAGGAAGGAAGTACTGTGAACATGACTTCCAGATGCTCTTTGCTCCTTGCTGTCATCAGTGTG GCGAATTCATCATCGGCCGGGTGATCAAAGCCATGAACAACAGCTGGCACCCCGAGTGCTTCCGCTGCGACCTGTGCCAGGAGGTCCTGGCCGACATTGGTTTCGTCAAGAACGCCGGGAG GCACCTGTGTCGCCCCTGTCATAACCGGGAGAAAGCCCGGGGCCTCGGCAAATACATCTGTCAGAAGTGCCACGCCATCATTGACGAGCAGCCCCTGATATTCAAGAACGACCCCTACCATCCAGACCACTTCAACTGCGCCAACTGCGG GAAGGAGCTGACTGCCGACGCCCGGGAGCTCAAGGGGGAGCTGTACTGCCTGCCATGCCACGACAAGATGGGGGTGCCCATCTGCGGTGCCTGCCGCCGGCCCATTGAGGGGCGTGTGGTGAACGCCATGGGCAAGCAGTGGCACGTGGAG CATTTTGTCTGTGCTAAGTGTGAGAAGCCATTCCTTGGACATCGCCATTACGAGAGGAagggcctggcatactgcgaaaCCCACTACAACCAG CTATTTGGTGATGTTTGTTTCCACTGCAACCGTGTTATAGAAGGCGATG TGGTCTCCGCCCTCAACAAGGCCTGGTGTGTGCACTGCTTTGCCTGTTCCACCTGCAGCGCCAAGCTGACACTCAA GGATAAGTTTGTTGAGATTGATCTAAAGCCAGTCTGCAAACATTGTTATGAGAAAATGCCAGAAGAATTTAAGAGGAGACTTGCCAAGCGGGAGAGAGAAGCCAAGGATAAGgacaagcagaaaaagaaaaagccagtcTGTCT GAATAAATTTGTGGAGTTTGACATGAAGCCAGTCTGTAAGAAGTGCTATGAGAAATTTCCGTTGGAGCTGAAGAAAAGACTTAAGAAGCTAGCTGAGACCTTAGGAAGGAAAtaa
- the LIMS1 gene encoding LIM and senescent cell antigen-like-containing domain protein 1 isoform X3 — translation MALRGPLPAVIPEDQEFPPAARNGERRGLGSQDERAESRLQRRHSDVRVYKEFCDFYARFNMANALANASCERCRGGFAPAEKIVNSNGELYHEQCFVCAQCFQQFPEGLFYEFEGRKYCEHDFQMLFAPCCHQCAPPAGSWHRKSGFPGLWAGRLSCGLSVPPAGEFIIGRVIKAMNNSWHPECFRCDLCQEVLADIGFVKNAGRHLCRPCHNREKARGLGKYICQKCHAIIDEQPLIFKNDPYHPDHFNCANCGKELTADARELKGELYCLPCHDKMGVPICGACRRPIEGRVVNAMGKQWHVEHFVCAKCEKPFLGHRHYERKGLAYCETHYNQLFGDVCFHCNRVIEGDVVSALNKAWCVHCFACSTCSAKLTLKDKFVEIDLKPVCKHCYEKMPEEFKRRLAKREREAKDKDKQKKKKPVCL, via the exons ATGGCACTCCGGGGCCCGCTCCCAGCCGTCATCCCAGAGGACCAGGAGTTCCCCCCGGCGGCCCGAAACGGGGAGCGCCGGGGTCTCGGCAGCCAGGACGAGAGGGCCGAGTCCAGGCTGCAGCGCCGGCACAGCGATGTCAGGGTCTACAAGGAGTTCTGTGACTTTTACGCCAGATT CAACATGGCCAACGCCCTGGCCAACGCCAGCTGCGAGCGCTGCCGGGGCGGCTTTGCGCCCGCTGAGAAGATTGTCAACAGCAATGGCGAGCTCTACCACGAGCAGTGCTTCGTGTGCGCCCAGTGCTTCCAGCAGTTCCCAGAGGGCCTCTTCTATGAG TTTGAAGGAAGGAAGTACTGTGAACATGACTTCCAGATGCTCTTTGCTCCTTGCTGTCATCAGTGTG CGCCTCCTGCGGGGTCCTGGCACAGGAAGAGTGGTTTCCCAGGGCTGTGGGCAGGGAGGCTGAGCTGCGGCCTGAGCGTCCCTCCTGCAGGCGAATTCATCATCGGCCGGGTGATCAAAGCCATGAACAACAGCTGGCACCCCGAGTGCTTCCGCTGCGACCTGTGCCAGGAGGTCCTGGCCGACATTGGTTTCGTCAAGAACGCCGGGAG GCACCTGTGTCGCCCCTGTCATAACCGGGAGAAAGCCCGGGGCCTCGGCAAATACATCTGTCAGAAGTGCCACGCCATCATTGACGAGCAGCCCCTGATATTCAAGAACGACCCCTACCATCCAGACCACTTCAACTGCGCCAACTGCGG GAAGGAGCTGACTGCCGACGCCCGGGAGCTCAAGGGGGAGCTGTACTGCCTGCCATGCCACGACAAGATGGGGGTGCCCATCTGCGGTGCCTGCCGCCGGCCCATTGAGGGGCGTGTGGTGAACGCCATGGGCAAGCAGTGGCACGTGGAG CATTTTGTCTGTGCTAAGTGTGAGAAGCCATTCCTTGGACATCGCCATTACGAGAGGAagggcctggcatactgcgaaaCCCACTACAACCAG CTATTTGGTGATGTTTGTTTCCACTGCAACCGTGTTATAGAAGGCGATG TGGTCTCCGCCCTCAACAAGGCCTGGTGTGTGCACTGCTTTGCCTGTTCCACCTGCAGCGCCAAGCTGACACTCAA GGATAAGTTTGTTGAGATTGATCTAAAGCCAGTCTGCAAACATTGTTATGAGAAAATGCCAGAAGAATTTAAGAGGAGACTTGCCAAGCGGGAGAGAGAAGCCAAGGATAAGgacaagcagaaaaagaaaaagccagtcTGTCTGTGA
- the LIMS1 gene encoding LIM and senescent cell antigen-like-containing domain protein 1 isoform X5 has translation MALRGPLPAVIPEDQEFPPAARNGERRGLGSQDERAESRLQRRHSDVRVYKEFCDFYARFNMANALANASCERCRGGFAPAEKIVNSNGELYHEQCFVCAQCFQQFPEGLFYEFEGRKYCEHDFQMLFAPCCHQCGEFIIGRVIKAMNNSWHPECFRCDLCQEVLADIGFVKNAGRHLCRPCHNREKARGLGKYICQKCHAIIDEQPLIFKNDPYHPDHFNCANCGKELTADARELKGELYCLPCHDKMGVPICGACRRPIEGRVVNAMGKQWHVEHFVCAKCEKPFLGHRHYERKGLAYCETHYNQLFGDVCFHCNRVIEGDVVSALNKAWCVHCFACSTCSAKLTLKDKFVEIDLKPVCKHCYEKMPEEFKRRLAKREREAKDKDKQKKKKPVCL, from the exons ATGGCACTCCGGGGCCCGCTCCCAGCCGTCATCCCAGAGGACCAGGAGTTCCCCCCGGCGGCCCGAAACGGGGAGCGCCGGGGTCTCGGCAGCCAGGACGAGAGGGCCGAGTCCAGGCTGCAGCGCCGGCACAGCGATGTCAGGGTCTACAAGGAGTTCTGTGACTTTTACGCCAGATT CAACATGGCCAACGCCCTGGCCAACGCCAGCTGCGAGCGCTGCCGGGGCGGCTTTGCGCCCGCTGAGAAGATTGTCAACAGCAATGGCGAGCTCTACCACGAGCAGTGCTTCGTGTGCGCCCAGTGCTTCCAGCAGTTCCCAGAGGGCCTCTTCTATGAG TTTGAAGGAAGGAAGTACTGTGAACATGACTTCCAGATGCTCTTTGCTCCTTGCTGTCATCAGTGTG GCGAATTCATCATCGGCCGGGTGATCAAAGCCATGAACAACAGCTGGCACCCCGAGTGCTTCCGCTGCGACCTGTGCCAGGAGGTCCTGGCCGACATTGGTTTCGTCAAGAACGCCGGGAG GCACCTGTGTCGCCCCTGTCATAACCGGGAGAAAGCCCGGGGCCTCGGCAAATACATCTGTCAGAAGTGCCACGCCATCATTGACGAGCAGCCCCTGATATTCAAGAACGACCCCTACCATCCAGACCACTTCAACTGCGCCAACTGCGG GAAGGAGCTGACTGCCGACGCCCGGGAGCTCAAGGGGGAGCTGTACTGCCTGCCATGCCACGACAAGATGGGGGTGCCCATCTGCGGTGCCTGCCGCCGGCCCATTGAGGGGCGTGTGGTGAACGCCATGGGCAAGCAGTGGCACGTGGAG CATTTTGTCTGTGCTAAGTGTGAGAAGCCATTCCTTGGACATCGCCATTACGAGAGGAagggcctggcatactgcgaaaCCCACTACAACCAG CTATTTGGTGATGTTTGTTTCCACTGCAACCGTGTTATAGAAGGCGATG TGGTCTCCGCCCTCAACAAGGCCTGGTGTGTGCACTGCTTTGCCTGTTCCACCTGCAGCGCCAAGCTGACACTCAA GGATAAGTTTGTTGAGATTGATCTAAAGCCAGTCTGCAAACATTGTTATGAGAAAATGCCAGAAGAATTTAAGAGGAGACTTGCCAAGCGGGAGAGAGAAGCCAAGGATAAGgacaagcagaaaaagaaaaagccagtcTGTCTGTGA
- the LIMS1 gene encoding LIM and senescent cell antigen-like-containing domain protein 1 isoform X6, with the protein MALRGPLPAVIPEDQEFPPAARNGERRGLGSQDERAESRLQRRHSDVRVYKEFCDFYARFNMANALANASCERCRGGFAPAEKIVNSNGELYHEQCFVCAQCFQQFPEGLFYEFEGRKYCEHDFQMLFAPCCHQCAPPAGSWHRKSGFPGLWAGRLSCGLSVPPAGEFIIGRVIKAMNNSWHPECFRCDLCQEVLADIGFVKNAGRHLCRPCHNREKARGLGKYICQKCHAIIDEQPLIFKNDPYHPDHFNCANCGKELTADARELKGELYCLPCHDKMGVPICGACRRPIEGRVVNAMGKQWHVEHFVCAKCEKPFLGHRHYERKGLAYCETHYNQLFGDVCFHCNRVIEGDVVSALNKAWCVHCFACSTCSAKLTLK; encoded by the exons ATGGCACTCCGGGGCCCGCTCCCAGCCGTCATCCCAGAGGACCAGGAGTTCCCCCCGGCGGCCCGAAACGGGGAGCGCCGGGGTCTCGGCAGCCAGGACGAGAGGGCCGAGTCCAGGCTGCAGCGCCGGCACAGCGATGTCAGGGTCTACAAGGAGTTCTGTGACTTTTACGCCAGATT CAACATGGCCAACGCCCTGGCCAACGCCAGCTGCGAGCGCTGCCGGGGCGGCTTTGCGCCCGCTGAGAAGATTGTCAACAGCAATGGCGAGCTCTACCACGAGCAGTGCTTCGTGTGCGCCCAGTGCTTCCAGCAGTTCCCAGAGGGCCTCTTCTATGAG TTTGAAGGAAGGAAGTACTGTGAACATGACTTCCAGATGCTCTTTGCTCCTTGCTGTCATCAGTGTG CGCCTCCTGCGGGGTCCTGGCACAGGAAGAGTGGTTTCCCAGGGCTGTGGGCAGGGAGGCTGAGCTGCGGCCTGAGCGTCCCTCCTGCAGGCGAATTCATCATCGGCCGGGTGATCAAAGCCATGAACAACAGCTGGCACCCCGAGTGCTTCCGCTGCGACCTGTGCCAGGAGGTCCTGGCCGACATTGGTTTCGTCAAGAACGCCGGGAG GCACCTGTGTCGCCCCTGTCATAACCGGGAGAAAGCCCGGGGCCTCGGCAAATACATCTGTCAGAAGTGCCACGCCATCATTGACGAGCAGCCCCTGATATTCAAGAACGACCCCTACCATCCAGACCACTTCAACTGCGCCAACTGCGG GAAGGAGCTGACTGCCGACGCCCGGGAGCTCAAGGGGGAGCTGTACTGCCTGCCATGCCACGACAAGATGGGGGTGCCCATCTGCGGTGCCTGCCGCCGGCCCATTGAGGGGCGTGTGGTGAACGCCATGGGCAAGCAGTGGCACGTGGAG CATTTTGTCTGTGCTAAGTGTGAGAAGCCATTCCTTGGACATCGCCATTACGAGAGGAagggcctggcatactgcgaaaCCCACTACAACCAG CTATTTGGTGATGTTTGTTTCCACTGCAACCGTGTTATAGAAGGCGATG TGGTCTCCGCCCTCAACAAGGCCTGGTGTGTGCACTGCTTTGCCTGTTCCACCTGCAGCGCCAAGCTGACACTCAAGTAG